In the genome of Halalkalicoccus subterraneus, the window GTCACGGACTTCCGGCTATGGGACGACGGCGAGGACCCCCGTGAGCCTCTTCGGGAAATCATCGAGGAAATCGACCCCGAGCGCCTGCTCGTCGACGACCGGCTGTGGGCGCGCTTTACCCAGGACCTGCGGGCCGTGACCGACGCCGAGTTCGGGCTGGCGAGCGAGGTGCTCGCGGATCTCCGACAGAGAAAGGACGACGCGGAAATCGGCGCGATTCGACGAGCCAGCGCACTGACCGACCGGGTGAGCGAGGAGATCAGGGAACTCGACGCGGTCGGGATGAGCGAACGCGAGCTCGCCCGCGAGATCGACTCGCGGCTGGCCGCCCTCGGCGGCGACGGGCCCTCGTTCGAGACGATCGTCGCTTCGGGACCCAATGGTGCACGCCCGCACCACCGCCATGGGGGCCGGGAGATCGAAGCCGGCGATCCCGTCGTACTGGATTTCGGCACCCGATTCGAGGGGTATCCGAGCGATCAGACCCGGACCCTCGTCTTCGGGGGCGACCCACCCGAGAAGTTCGAGGCGGTTCACGACGCCGTCCGCAAGGCCCAGGGGGCGGCCGTCGAGGCGGTCGAACCCGGCGTTTCGGCGGAAACGATCGACCGCGCGGCCCGCGAGGTGATCGAACGGGCGGGCTACGGCGAGGAGTTCACCCACCGGACCGGCCACGGGGTCGGTATCGAAGTTCACGAGCCGCCCTACATCGTCGAGGGGAACTCGAGAGCGGTCGAGGAGGGGATGGTCTTCAGCGTCGAACCGGGGATCTATCTGGAGGGCGAATTCGGCGTCCGGATCGAGGATTTGGTGGTCGTCACCGAGGACGGCTGCGAGCGACTCAACGACTCGCCTCGGGGCTGGTGACGACGAGCACCCGCAAGTCATTGACGTTCGTGCCCGTTGGCCCGGTTTCGATCAGTCCATCACGCTCTTCGAGATAGGGATAGACGTCGTTATCGGCCAGCGCGGCGCGCGCGAACTCGGGATCCGAGACCGTCCCGCCGTCGACGATCGCACCAGCGGCGTCGCTCGCCCCGTCGATCCCGTCGGTGTCGACGCTTGCGAGCGCGATTCGCTCGCTCTCCCGGAGTTCGAGCGACGCCGAGAGCGCGAACTCCTGGTTGGGTCCGCCGGTGCCGTCGCCCCGAAGCGTCACCGTGGTCTCGCCGCCGGAACAGATCACTGTCGGGGGCTCGATTGGGTTGCCCGTGCGCTGTACCTCCTCGGTGATCGCGACGTGGGTCTTCGCGGCCTCGCGGGCTTCCCCGCGAACGCTCGAGGAGAGGACGAGGGGTTCGTACCCCCGCTCGTCGGCGAGGTCACGCACCGCTTCGAGCGCCGTGAAGCCGTCGGCGATCACGTGGTTGTCCACGTGATCGAAGGCCGGATCCCCGGCGTCGGGGGTCTCCTCGACCTTCCCGTTCGCTCCCCGGTCGAGCCGATCGGCGATCGCTTCGGGCGGGTCGATCCCGTAGCGAGAAAGCACCTCCTGGGCCTCTGCGAACGTCGTCCCGTCGGGCGCGGTCGGCCCGCTCGCGATCGTGCTCAGGTCGTTGCCGATCACGTCGCTGACGATCAGCGAAACCACCTGTGCGGGTGCGGCCCGCCGGGCTAGCCCCCCGCCCTTGAACGCCGAGCAGTGCTTGCGGACGGCGTTGATTTCGCCG includes:
- a CDS encoding glycerate kinase type-2 family protein; translated protein: MMRNREALGSTPERDLALDCIEAGIAAADPVRAIDESVSLEENRLTIGEASYDLASYAEIVVLGGGNAGGRMASAIEGALGERIDRGRVVTDAPEKTERIEVLPGDHPVPSERGVASTRAMLELADEVGEETLAVVLVSGGGSALMPAPAEGISLSDLQEVTEALLASGAEIGEINAVRKHCSAFKGGGLARRAAPAQVVSLIVSDVIGNDLSTIASGPTAPDGTTFAEAQEVLSRYGIDPPEAIADRLDRGANGKVEETPDAGDPAFDHVDNHVIADGFTALEAVRDLADERGYEPLVLSSSVRGEAREAAKTHVAITEEVQRTGNPIEPPTVICSGGETTVTLRGDGTGGPNQEFALSASLELRESERIALASVDTDGIDGASDAAGAIVDGGTVSDPEFARAALADNDVYPYLEERDGLIETGPTGTNVNDLRVLVVTSPEASR
- a CDS encoding M24 family metallopeptidase; amino-acid sequence: MTVDYEDRTRVCRRALSPQECLVLFPGPNCQYLTGFRDEPMERHLLLFVPSESEPVFLAPAMYDEQLADTHVTDFRLWDDGEDPREPLREIIEEIDPERLLVDDRLWARFTQDLRAVTDAEFGLASEVLADLRQRKDDAEIGAIRRASALTDRVSEEIRELDAVGMSERELAREIDSRLAALGGDGPSFETIVASGPNGARPHHRHGGREIEAGDPVVLDFGTRFEGYPSDQTRTLVFGGDPPEKFEAVHDAVRKAQGAAVEAVEPGVSAETIDRAAREVIERAGYGEEFTHRTGHGVGIEVHEPPYIVEGNSRAVEEGMVFSVEPGIYLEGEFGVRIEDLVVVTEDGCERLNDSPRGW